From a region of the Castor canadensis chromosome 7, mCasCan1.hap1v2, whole genome shotgun sequence genome:
- the Rasgef1a gene encoding ras-GEF domain-containing family member 1A isoform X1: MFLEPQETMPQTSVVFSSILGPSSSGQVQPGMGERGGGAGGGSGDLIFQDGRLISGSLEALMEHLVPTVDYYPDRTYIFTFLLSSRVFMPPHDLLARVGQICLEQRQKLEAGPEKAKLKSFSAKIVQLLKEWTEAFPYDFQDEKAMAELKAITHRVTQCDEESGTVKKAITQMIQSLLLSLAARSQLQELREKHRPPAMDKGPVLKAKPPAAQKDILGVCCDPLVLAQQLTHIELERVGSIHPEDLMQIISHMDSLDNHKCRGDMTKTYSLEAYDNWFNCLSMLVATEVCRVVKKKHRTRMLEFFIDVARECFNIGNFNSMMAIISGMNLSPVARLKKTWSKVKTAKFDVLEHHMDPSSNFCNYRTALQGATQRSQMANSSREKIVIPVFNLFVKDIYFLHKIHTNHLPNGHINFKKFWELSRQIHEFMTWTQVECPFEKDKKIQSYLLTAPIYSEEALFIASFESEGPENHMEKDSWKALRTTLLNRA; encoded by the exons GAAACTATGCCCCAGACATCTGTGGTCTTCTCCAGCATCCTTGGGCCCAGCTCTAGCGGACAGGTGCAGCCCGgcatgggggagaggggaggtggggcCGGTGGCGGCTCAGGGGACCTCATCTTCCAAGATGGACGTCTCATCTCTGGGTCCCTGGAGGCTTTGATGGAGCACCTGGTCCCCACAGTGGATTATTACCCTGAT AGGACGTACATCTTCACGTTTCTCCTGAGCTCCCGGGTCTTCATGCCCCCTCATGACCTGCTAGCCCGGGTGGGGCAGATCTGCCTGGAGCAGAGACAGAAGCTGGAGGCAGGGCCTGAGAAG GCCAAGCTGAAGTCCTTCTCTGCCAAGATTGTGCAGCTCCTGAAGGAGTGGACAGAAGCCTTCCCCTATGACTTCCAGGACGAGAAGGCCATGGCCGAACTGAAGGCCATCACACACCGTGTCACCCAGTGTGATGAG GAGAGTGGCACGGTGAAGAAGGCCATCACCCAAATGATACAGAGCCTGCTGCTGTCCCTGGCCGCCCGGAGCCAGCTTCAGGAGCTTCGGGAGAAACATCGGCCACCAGCCATGGACAAAGGGCCTGTTCTCAAGGCCAAGCCACCAGCCGCCCAGAAGGACATCCTGGGTGTGTGCTGTGACCCCCTGGTGCTGGCCCAGCAGCTGACCCACATTGAGCTG GAAAGGGTTGGCAGCATTCACCCTGAGGATCTGATGCAGATTATCAGCCACATGGACTCCTTGGACAACCACAAG TGCCGAGGGGACATGACCAAGACCTATAGCCTGGAGGCCTATGACAACTGGTTCAACTGCCTGAGCATGCTGGTAGCCACCGAAGTGTGCCGG GTGGTGAAGAAGAAACACCGGACGCGCATGCTGGAGTTCTTCATTGATGTGGCCCGAGAGTGCTTCAACATCGGCAACTTCAACTCCATGATGGCCATCATCT CTGGCATGAACCTCAGTCCAGTGGCACGGCTGAAGAAAACATGGTCCAAAGTCAAGACGGCCAAGTTCGATGTCTTGGAG CACCACATGGACCCATCCAGCAACTTCTGCAACTACCGCACGGCCCTGCAGGGGGCCACGCAGAGATCCCAAATGGCCAACAGCAGCCGTGAGAAGATCGTCATCCCTGTGTTCAACCTCTTCGTTAAGGACATCTACTTTCTGCACAAAATTCACACCAACCACCTGCCCAATGGGCATATAAACTTCAAG AAATTTTGGGAGCTATCCAGACAAATCCATGAGTTCATGACATGGACGCAGGTAGAGTGTCCCTTTGAGAAGGACAAGAAGATTCAGAGTTACCTGCTTACGGCGCCCATCTACAGCGAGGAAG CTCTCTTCATCGCCTCCTTTGAAAGCGAAGGCCCTGAGAACCACATGGAAAAGGACAGCTGGAAGGCCCTCAG GACCACTCTCCTTAACAGAGCCTGA
- the Rasgef1a gene encoding ras-GEF domain-containing family member 1A isoform X2: MPQTSVVFSSILGPSSSGQVQPGMGERGGGAGGGSGDLIFQDGRLISGSLEALMEHLVPTVDYYPDRTYIFTFLLSSRVFMPPHDLLARVGQICLEQRQKLEAGPEKAKLKSFSAKIVQLLKEWTEAFPYDFQDEKAMAELKAITHRVTQCDEESGTVKKAITQMIQSLLLSLAARSQLQELREKHRPPAMDKGPVLKAKPPAAQKDILGVCCDPLVLAQQLTHIELERVGSIHPEDLMQIISHMDSLDNHKCRGDMTKTYSLEAYDNWFNCLSMLVATEVCRVVKKKHRTRMLEFFIDVARECFNIGNFNSMMAIISGMNLSPVARLKKTWSKVKTAKFDVLEHHMDPSSNFCNYRTALQGATQRSQMANSSREKIVIPVFNLFVKDIYFLHKIHTNHLPNGHINFKKFWELSRQIHEFMTWTQVECPFEKDKKIQSYLLTAPIYSEEALFIASFESEGPENHMEKDSWKALRTTLLNRA; the protein is encoded by the exons ATGCCCCAGACATCTGTGGTCTTCTCCAGCATCCTTGGGCCCAGCTCTAGCGGACAGGTGCAGCCCGgcatgggggagaggggaggtggggcCGGTGGCGGCTCAGGGGACCTCATCTTCCAAGATGGACGTCTCATCTCTGGGTCCCTGGAGGCTTTGATGGAGCACCTGGTCCCCACAGTGGATTATTACCCTGAT AGGACGTACATCTTCACGTTTCTCCTGAGCTCCCGGGTCTTCATGCCCCCTCATGACCTGCTAGCCCGGGTGGGGCAGATCTGCCTGGAGCAGAGACAGAAGCTGGAGGCAGGGCCTGAGAAG GCCAAGCTGAAGTCCTTCTCTGCCAAGATTGTGCAGCTCCTGAAGGAGTGGACAGAAGCCTTCCCCTATGACTTCCAGGACGAGAAGGCCATGGCCGAACTGAAGGCCATCACACACCGTGTCACCCAGTGTGATGAG GAGAGTGGCACGGTGAAGAAGGCCATCACCCAAATGATACAGAGCCTGCTGCTGTCCCTGGCCGCCCGGAGCCAGCTTCAGGAGCTTCGGGAGAAACATCGGCCACCAGCCATGGACAAAGGGCCTGTTCTCAAGGCCAAGCCACCAGCCGCCCAGAAGGACATCCTGGGTGTGTGCTGTGACCCCCTGGTGCTGGCCCAGCAGCTGACCCACATTGAGCTG GAAAGGGTTGGCAGCATTCACCCTGAGGATCTGATGCAGATTATCAGCCACATGGACTCCTTGGACAACCACAAG TGCCGAGGGGACATGACCAAGACCTATAGCCTGGAGGCCTATGACAACTGGTTCAACTGCCTGAGCATGCTGGTAGCCACCGAAGTGTGCCGG GTGGTGAAGAAGAAACACCGGACGCGCATGCTGGAGTTCTTCATTGATGTGGCCCGAGAGTGCTTCAACATCGGCAACTTCAACTCCATGATGGCCATCATCT CTGGCATGAACCTCAGTCCAGTGGCACGGCTGAAGAAAACATGGTCCAAAGTCAAGACGGCCAAGTTCGATGTCTTGGAG CACCACATGGACCCATCCAGCAACTTCTGCAACTACCGCACGGCCCTGCAGGGGGCCACGCAGAGATCCCAAATGGCCAACAGCAGCCGTGAGAAGATCGTCATCCCTGTGTTCAACCTCTTCGTTAAGGACATCTACTTTCTGCACAAAATTCACACCAACCACCTGCCCAATGGGCATATAAACTTCAAG AAATTTTGGGAGCTATCCAGACAAATCCATGAGTTCATGACATGGACGCAGGTAGAGTGTCCCTTTGAGAAGGACAAGAAGATTCAGAGTTACCTGCTTACGGCGCCCATCTACAGCGAGGAAG CTCTCTTCATCGCCTCCTTTGAAAGCGAAGGCCCTGAGAACCACATGGAAAAGGACAGCTGGAAGGCCCTCAG GACCACTCTCCTTAACAGAGCCTGA